A region from the Brassica napus cultivar Da-Ae chromosome C8, Da-Ae, whole genome shotgun sequence genome encodes:
- the LOC106416169 gene encoding protein GRAVITROPIC IN THE LIGHT 1 — translation MREVETSSSPPPQFSVMFQKLAMAVKAKTYEFFTEDGESINPEGGFSLLDSTEDFIPDQKVVVLKPDSPPANGSKTKTLLKPKPPQIRRLDTQMGLSLISSLFATVSSFEASYLQLQAAHAPFVEESVKAADRALVSNLQKLSDLKQFYRNHRQSLDLETDSLAIGSPLESRVQENQSKLRALGTVSNRLQGEMDGKDLRVWSLRNKLSEIQKSNSKLSKRLSESDGGVVLSVRVYESMLGDAFKDVKRFTRVLIELMEKAGWDLDLAASYVHPEVEFAKKGHNRYALLSYVCLGMFRGFDGEGFDLDGGEDSSSSLRELMQHVSSNPMELLERDKECAFSRFCDKKYHELIHPNMESSIFSNMDRNEAVLSSWRSLSTFHESFVAMASSVWTLHKLALSFDPAVEIFQVESGVDFSIVFMENVLRRRQDKNLWMNPTRAKVGFTVVPGFKVGCTVIQSQVYLTGFKCK, via the coding sequence ATGCGAGAAGTGGAAACATCGTCATCTCCTCCTCCACAATTCTCCGTCATGTTTCAGAAGCTAGCCATGGCCGTCAAAGCCAAGACCTACGAGTTCTTCACCGAAGACGGCGAAAGCATCAATCCCGAGGGTGGCTTCTCCCTCCTCGACTCCACCGAAGACTTCATCCCCGATCAGAAAGTCGTCGTTCTCAAACCCGACTCCCCTCCGGCTAACGGTTCCAAGACCAAGACTTTACTCAAACCCAAGCCTCCCCAGATCAGGAGACTCGATACCCAGATGGGATTGAGCTTGATCTCCTCCCTTTTCGCCACCGTCTCCTCCTTCGAAGCTTCGTATCTTCAGCTCCAAGCCGCCCACGCGCCTTTCGTCGAGGAGAGCGTCAAGGCTGCTGACAGAGCTCTGGTCTCTAACCTCCAGAAACTCTCCGATCTCAAGCAGTTCTATCGAAACCATCGCCAAAGTTTGGATCTTGAGACCGATTCTTTAGCGATTGGGTCTCCCTTGGAATCTAGGGTTCAGGAGAATCAGAGCAAGCTTAGAGCTTTGGGGACGGTTTCTAACCGTTTACAAGGCGAGATGGACGGTAAGGATCTGCGGGTTTGGAGTCTGAGGAACAAGCTGAGCGAGATTCAGAAGTCTAACTCGAAGCTGTCGAAGAGACTGTCTGAATCGGACGGTGGCGTTGTGTTGTCTGTTAGGGTTTACGAGTCTATGTTGGGTGATGCGTTTAAGGATGTGAAGAGGTTCACTAGGGTTTTGATTGAGCTGATGGAGAAGGCGGGGTGGGATTTGGATTTGGCTGCTAGTTATGTTCACCCTGAGGTGGAGTTTGCTAAGAAGGGGCATAACAGGTATGCGTTGTTGTCTTACGTTTGCTTGGGGATGTTTCGTGGTTTCGATGGAGAAGGTTTTGATCTTGATGGTGGagaagattcttcttcttcgttgaggGAGTTGATGCAGCATGTGTCTAGCAACCCCATGGAGCTTCTTGAGAGAGATAAAGAGTGTGCGTTCTCTAGGTTTTGTGATAAGAAGTATCACGAGCTTATTCACCCCAACATGGAGTCTTCGATATTCAGCAATATGGATCGAAACGAAGCTGTGTTGAGTTCTTGGAGATCTTTGAGTACTTTTCACGAGTCTTTTGTCGCGATGGCTAGCTCGGTTTGGACCCTTCATAAGTTAGCATTGTCGTTTGATCCTGCGGTTGAGATATTCCAAGTAGAAAGTGGAGTTGATTTTTCGATTGTTTTTATGGAGAATGTCTTGAGAAGGAGACAAGATAAGAACTTGTGGATGAATCCTACACGAGCCAAAGTGGGATTCACGGTTGTTCCTGGGTTTAAAGTTGGCTGCACGGTGATCCAGTCTCAAGTTTACCTTACCGGCTTCAAATGTAAATGA
- the LOC106413837 gene encoding auxin-responsive protein SAUR36: MRKLRGIKIRRPIQRISRWILRRIRLRRSRYIRLGPNPPVCKPKAITKLISWGRSLTSHSARFLGSKISNSGYKPIGKDPIQNKPDPVPKGHSAVYVGKKDGDFHRVLVPIVYFNHPLFGELLREAEEEFGFCQQGGITIPCPYSDFKRVQTRIESGSGFGKLFWSRRRQ; the protein is encoded by the coding sequence aTGAGAAAGTTAAGAGGGATCAAGATCAGAAGACCGATTCAACGAATCTCAAGATGGATCCTCCGGAGAATCCGACTCCGACGATCCAGATACATCCGGTTAGGCCCGAATCCACCGGTTTGCAAACCAAAAGCCATAACGAAACTCATAAGCTGGGGACGCAGCCTCACATCACACAGCGCCAGGTTTCTCGGGTCTAAAATATCAAACTCCGGATACAAGCCGATCGGTAAGGATCCGATTCAAAATAAACCCGACCCGGTTCCGAAAGGTCACTCGGCGGTTTACGTCGGTAAAAAAGACGGCGACTTTCATAGAGTTTTGGTGCCTATCGTGTACTTTAACCATCCTCTGTTCGGTGAGCTTCTGagagaagcagaagaagagtTTGGGTTTTGTCAACAAGGTGGGATCACTATCCCTTGTCCTTATTCGGATTTCAAACGGGTTCAGACCCGTATTGAATCCGGGTCGGGTTTTGGTAAACTGTTCTGGAGCCGGCGCCGGCAATAA